GCTCAATTCAAAGCATTTCTGGATGCCACTGGAGGTCTTTGGAGAACCCAACAACTCGCAGGCAAGCCTGCTGGTATCTTTTATAGTACCGGATCCCAGGGAGGTGGTCAAGAAACTACCGCGTAAGTTCAACgtgtcatttattttattctgaTAAACTAAACGCATCTCGAATAATATGAATTCGATCATAATTGGAATATCCTGAACTGAAATCAAATGCATCACAACAGGTTGACTGCCATCACTCAACTGGTTCACCATGGAATGATATTCGTACCGATTGGTTACACTTTTGGCGCTGGCATGTTCGAGATGGAGCACGTGAAAGGTGGAAGTCCATATGGAGCTGGAACTTTCGCAGGTGATGGCTCGAGACAACCATCCACTCTTGAGTTAGAGCAAGCCTTCCACCAAGGAAAGTACCTTGCTACCATCACAAAGAAGCTCAAGGGATCAGCCTAAACTTCTGTTAACCATATCAAAGATCCTGTTTGAAAAGccatttcccatttttttcaccatttcaatttcaatttccttGCAATAAGTCATCGggttgtttgtttggttttgtGTATTGTATTATCGTGCATGTGCCTCACAGTATAGTCCTTTTAAATGAATACATGTGTGCTATTTAGTTTCAAATTCCTCACCATAtgctttctttccattttgcCTTCGCTGTTTTATTTGTGTTTGTATTGCGAATACAAACAAATTCTCGGACTGCATCGTTATCACAACGGGAGCCCGAAAAGATTAGCAACCTTTTATCGACCTTAAGAGGAAAGGATATAAATTTCAGACATTGGAGAAGTCTCTCTCCAAGAAATAACCTCTTCATTAAGCTCAATAAAGTCTTAACAAAAAACTACCCTACCATCATGGACCATTATATTCATATGCCTTTCCTGTCTCTTAGTTTCAGAAATAAAAAGCTTACGATGTCTTCCTACGCGTTAACTCGTAGAGTAGTTATGTACGATCGAAGTTTAAACATGTAAATGCCGTTTTAATTTTTCGTTCTCACCTTGAAAGTGAGAGCAAAAAGTAGTGACCTTCCACAAgataatttacaatttttgtgTATATGACACATTCAATCAAaaggcttcttcttcttcttcgataTAGTTTAAACATGCATCTTGACTTCATGCATTACCTGCGATCCAATATGAAACCTACACTCAAAGCTTCTTACATTTCAAGCTGTGTAGTCTGAAACTTGcgtccaaggcttcttacatTCAAAGTCGTATAGTATGAAACCTGcgtccaaggcttcttatGTTTCAAGCGATGCAGTCTGaaaacctatgcccaaggcttcatacgttccaagcaGCATAGTTTGAATACCTACGCTCATggcttcatacattccaaGCAACGTAGTCTAAAACCTACAGCAAAAGCTTCTTTCATTTCAAGCAATGCACTCTAAAAACCTACATTCAAGGCTTCTTAAGTTCCAATCAATATAGTCTGAGTCAAAACATTTTGTACCATGGGATTTCTAGGAGTTTCTCGAATTTCGGAGTATGAGGCCCTTGATCCTTTATTCTTGAGTGGTACCTGCATTCTTCTTGCCTTAGTGGTGGTAAGGCTTGTGTTGGTCTTTCCCTTGATTGTTGATCTTGATTCTTGATCTTAGAGAATTCTCTTAATTTCTTGGATTCTTAATTCTTGAGACATAAGTCATaacatacttttttttagccCTACttaaatctcataaattatgAACCCATGATTGTAACATGCCTGAGTTGTATCATAAAGTCATAATATGTTCCTTAGAAAATTCTAGAAAAGTCTTGAATCTCGGGTAGAAGTTATTTGGGGAATTTCTTTTAAGCCTCAACTTAAACCCTAACTTAGTTTAGGTTCTAAACTTGATCAAATAACTTGAAATCTTGAATATATCTTCATGTCATTGGAAATAAGTCTGATGTAAAGTCTCAAGTCATTTTGAGTATGTTTAGAcattcaaatatcttaaagaATTTTGGAGGAATTTCGGTCCTTATACCCCTTAATTCTTGGTTTAGTCTCTAAACGTATTCCAATGACCTGAAACATCGCCCTTAGTCTTCACGAAATAAGAtctattataaaatttcatgatATTTTGAGGTCAATTAGGTCTTAAACTGAAGGTAACTCTCATAAGaatattttggtcattttgcatcatttcttggtttagttATTTATACTTGTCCGaagatcaccaaatttcatatactCTTAACTTGTCATATTATGCCCCgctttaaaatttcatgggcAGCAAAGTTCATTTAACGAGTTATTTTTAACGTTACTTCAATCTCAAGCAAAACGCTTggttgggatttttttttttttttttttttttttttttttNCTTCCTACTTAAATCCAAATAatttctacaagtatttcttaataaaagtCTAATATAGCTACTTACCTCATTGTTGATGTTTGGGACTTACGTTCTCGAGCTCCAATATCTAAATCActctaaattttctttgacaGACTCCTTAGTCTGTCTGGTTTTTTGAACCATAAATATTTTCGTGAGAATTGGTATGCgggttcaaattaaaaaagaaaaaaaaaaaatcaagggaaggtcaaattttgggttggaGTGGTTGATTTAGTTGAACCAgccacgtcatcgtcttcttcctctgaaaaaaagaagacgTGTGTGAACCATTATGCAGTCATTTGAAAATCTATCTCTCCAACTCTATTTTGAGTGTTTCTCCCAtcgatttcttcataaaacttCCAACTCTAATTTCTTACCTTTAGGTGCAGTGTAGCTCGAGTTTTAGCTCATCCAAGTTCGGTAAAAATAGTGTTTCTCATCGGAGTAAACCCACTAGATTTTCTTATTAGTCGAAGCGATTGAGGTACTTTCAAGCTCTAACTTCTTCATAGAAGTTCTTCCTTATACTTTCATTAAGCTTTAGAGTTCGTTTTGGAGGGACGACTCTATGTGTAGCCTTAATTTTGGATTCCTTTCCTTGGTCAGCAACTTGTCAAAAAACAGAGAGTTCTTGGATAGCTCGATCCTTACGTCCTTAGGTCATGACTCGTTCATGAAAATTATCCATCTTGGTATGCTAAAGCTTAATGAATCATCAATTTGAGAGGACAGGGATTGtaggaaggaaaatgaaacttAGCCCAATTCTTACtcgaaaatgaattttttcaattGGGCACTCTCTCGGACTTATTAGTCTTCAAGCTCTTCTATGAAAATGATCCTTAGAGGTGCAGAGACCGGATGGGATGGGATGGATGAGAATTGATGAACTCACTTGTAGCCATGTTTTGGAAATTAGAGCTTCAACCTCCTTCCTTTAATGGCAGACTGAATTGGAAAACTATGTCGGTGGCACTTTCAACACTTGATTTCTTTACCAatcttgtgggtaatcttatttaaaatgtgtaggaataagtttgaaagaaaatggtcATTATAGCtctaaaatttagaagaaatcttAGAAAGGTAAACCAAAAAACTAAAGATTGATTATCTTGTGACTAGAAGTTCGACCTTACTTGATTCTTATTCCAAATTAAACCAGAGGAGGGATAGATAATCTCTTTAGTTGAGTCTTTCCATTTAGCGGTTGGTTGAACAATTCCATTTCAAACATAGGTTCTTCTCATGGAGCTCCTGTTCCTagtttttttctatttattcatCGTAAAGGAGTTCAATCAGATTCTGGTTCCAGATTGAATTGACTCTTATGTATAGGTTCGTTCAGTTGCTCTCAACAAGCTGCTAATGAATTAACTCTACTCGTCAGGTTCAGTAGATTGAATTGCTTTACTGATAGGTGAATGAGCTAATAGGTATAATATTAAGAGTATTAGGTTACGGAGAGAAGCAATGAGATCATAAGGAAAAGGTTCGGGACGGGAGAGAAGCAAGCCTATTTACCTCCTTCAATCAGTCAAAGGGTTTCGCTTGACGGTTACTTACAGTTCCAGAATAAATAGcttcaggttcagtagttctCTGATTAGAGGGCAACCGCCCTCCATTTTGAATTATTGTTGTTGGATTTGATGTGTTGTGCCTCTTCTAGAACATACTCAGATTTGGCGTAGATCCAATAATGGATTTTCTAGGGACGTTCATGATTCTTTGATATGtgacatttttctaattttgaagagtattttagtaatttgtAGCAAAAATCCgaactttttcaaacaaattttatgggtcatttttttttttacttcttctccatataaaaaaaaaaaaaaaaaaaaaaaaaaccttgcTTGCACAATAGAAAACCCactttccattttcataaCTTCCCATCTGAAACTTTGAATAAACTTGATTTCTTGACCAAAGTGGTAGAGTTTTAATCCAACTTTACCgaggtattttattttattataggacAGTTATAGAAGGAAATAGACATGTCCAAATACcataaaaaactataaaacTTACCATCTTCAAGATTCTTAACGTTTGCTTAAACATTGACTATCGATTCGAAACAACTccaatttctttcaaaaaaaactTGTGCGAAATCTCTTCCATAACAACATACTAAACTCTAAATTTGAAGGAAACGAATAGGTAGATTGTATCCTAGGAAGAGCtttgttgatatttttcttagaATCCACGAGGACTTGGTTTGCCACAACCTCCTCTCTATCTCTCGTGATTTCTAGCCATTCAGTTGCTAACTTCCT
This portion of the Cucurbita pepo subsp. pepo cultivar mu-cu-16 unplaced genomic scaffold, ASM280686v2 Cp4.1_scaffold000102, whole genome shotgun sequence genome encodes:
- the LOC111783843 gene encoding NAD(P)H dehydrogenase (quinone) FQR1, whose protein sequence is MATKVYIVFYSMYGHVERLAEEIKKGAESVEGVEAKLWQVPETLPEEVLGKMSAPPKSDVPIITPSELSDADGFVFGFPTRFGMMAAQFKAFLDATGGLWRTQQLAGKPAGIFYSTGSQGGGQETTALTAITQLVHHGMIFVPIGYTFGAGMFEMEHVKGGSPYGAGTFAGDGSRQPSTLELEQAFHQGKYLATITKKLKGSA